In a single window of the Silurus meridionalis isolate SWU-2019-XX chromosome 8, ASM1480568v1, whole genome shotgun sequence genome:
- the susd4 gene encoding sushi domain-containing protein 4 isoform X2: protein MNVDMKTSPFGCIAFSGQFLVIFSIFPLRLVTAFPEAAIEQFCRDPGVPEHGSRTASSGVFFENAVARFSCLDGYRLKGASKITCVSFPNGSKGWRPSLKPVCLPEECLPPYIEGADIANKTYRPGDNLIIRCREGFQIRYPDTDSMESVCQEDGTWDNQPICQGCLRPLIPPHSYMNISDTEFSMPIGTVVHYQCFPGYKLEGAELLECMYSLIWSDVPPRCLDVEACPLPPMVEHGDYICHPQPCNRYIHGTVVEFYCDPGYSLVNDYKYITCQYGQWFPQMHIYCVQDETTWPGFQESLLHAWKPVAFTTSSVLLALFLVIIAKMSHCKCKSNRNSSEEREDSRGPNVIIVDGVAIPLPSYEEAVSGSCYQPPQVLPSVDPGPTQTLEEQGPPSYPGLAESQNDAPLDTGDAETGDTISEPSECLQAMHPSSSHDVCLSNVSEKTNAITSMEETASTSPSIDIADEIPLVDGGEEDF, encoded by the exons ATGAATGTAGACATGAAGACGTCTCCATTTGGCTGCATTGCTTTTTCCGGCCAGTTCCTTGTGATATTCAGCATCTTTCCTCTTCGGCTGGTCACCGCCTTCCCAGAGGCTGCCATAG AGCAGTTTTGTAGAGATCCAGGTGTTCCTGAGCATGGAAGCAGAACAGCTAGTTCTGGGGTGTTTTTTGAGAACGCTGTGGCGAGATTTTCTTGCTTAGATGGATACAGACTAAAAGGAGCATCAAAGATCACCTGCGTTTCGTTTCCTAACGGTTCAAAGGGATGGAGACCAAGCCTTAAACCAGTGTGCCTTCCAGAAG AATGTCTTCCTCCATATATTGAGGGTGCTGATATTGCTAATAAGACCTACAGGCCAGGGGATAACCTAATTATCAGATGTCGTGAGGGATTTCAAATCCGCTATCCAGACACAGACAGTATGGAATCAGTTTGCCAAGAAGATGGAACGTGGGACAATCAGCCCATCTGTCAAG GCTGCCTGCGTCCTTTGATTCCTCCTCATAGTTACATGAACATCTCTGATACAGAGTTCTCCATGCCGATTGGAACAGTAGTACACTATCAATGTTTTCCAGGTTATAAGCTGGAGGGTGCAGAATTACTGGAATGCATGTATAGTCTCATATGGTCTGATGTACCACCCCGGTGCCTTGACGTTGAAG CATGTCCCTTACCTCCAATGGTGGAGCATGGGGATTACATATGCCATCCACAGCCGTGTAACCGCTATATCCATGGGACAGTAGTGGAGTTCTACTGTGATCCTGGCTACTCTTTAGTAAATGACTACAAATACATCACCTGTCAATATGGGCAGTGGTTTCCTCAGATGCACATCTACTGTGTTCAAGATG AGACCACATGGCCTGGCTTTCAGGAATCATTACTGCATGCATGGAAACCAGTGGCATTCACTACCTCAAGTGTGCTGTTAGCCTTGTTCCTAGTCATCATAGCAAAAATGTCCCACTGCAAATGCAAGAGCAATCGGAATTCAAG TGAAGAACGAGAGGATTCCAGGGGTCCAAATGTTATAATAGTGGATGGTGTTGCCATACCCCTACCTTCCTACGAGGAGGCAGTCAGTGGTTCATGCTACCAGCCCCCGCAAGTGCTGCCCTCGGTTGATCCAGGACCCACACAGACCTTAGAAGAACAGGGCCCTCCTTCATACCCAGGGCTAGCAGAAAGTCAGAACGACGCTCCATTGGACACTGGAGATGCTGAAACCGGTGACACCATCTCAGAGCCATCAGAGTGTCTACAAGCTATGCATCCATCTTCTTCACATGATGTTTGCTTGAGCAATGTATCTGAGAAGACTAATGCAATCACCTCCATGGAGGAAACTGCTTCAACGAGTCCCAGCATAGATATTGCTGATG AAATTCCTCTTGTGGATGGTGGTGAAGAGGACTTCTGA
- the susd4 gene encoding sushi domain-containing protein 4 isoform X1, whose product MNVDMKTSPFGCIAFSGQFLVIFSIFPLRLVTAFPEAAIAEQFCRDPGVPEHGSRTASSGVFFENAVARFSCLDGYRLKGASKITCVSFPNGSKGWRPSLKPVCLPEECLPPYIEGADIANKTYRPGDNLIIRCREGFQIRYPDTDSMESVCQEDGTWDNQPICQGCLRPLIPPHSYMNISDTEFSMPIGTVVHYQCFPGYKLEGAELLECMYSLIWSDVPPRCLDVEACPLPPMVEHGDYICHPQPCNRYIHGTVVEFYCDPGYSLVNDYKYITCQYGQWFPQMHIYCVQDETTWPGFQESLLHAWKPVAFTTSSVLLALFLVIIAKMSHCKCKSNRNSSEEREDSRGPNVIIVDGVAIPLPSYEEAVSGSCYQPPQVLPSVDPGPTQTLEEQGPPSYPGLAESQNDAPLDTGDAETGDTISEPSECLQAMHPSSSHDVCLSNVSEKTNAITSMEETASTSPSIDIADEIPLVDGGEEDF is encoded by the exons ATGAATGTAGACATGAAGACGTCTCCATTTGGCTGCATTGCTTTTTCCGGCCAGTTCCTTGTGATATTCAGCATCTTTCCTCTTCGGCTGGTCACCGCCTTCCCAGAGGCTGCCATAG CAGAGCAGTTTTGTAGAGATCCAGGTGTTCCTGAGCATGGAAGCAGAACAGCTAGTTCTGGGGTGTTTTTTGAGAACGCTGTGGCGAGATTTTCTTGCTTAGATGGATACAGACTAAAAGGAGCATCAAAGATCACCTGCGTTTCGTTTCCTAACGGTTCAAAGGGATGGAGACCAAGCCTTAAACCAGTGTGCCTTCCAGAAG AATGTCTTCCTCCATATATTGAGGGTGCTGATATTGCTAATAAGACCTACAGGCCAGGGGATAACCTAATTATCAGATGTCGTGAGGGATTTCAAATCCGCTATCCAGACACAGACAGTATGGAATCAGTTTGCCAAGAAGATGGAACGTGGGACAATCAGCCCATCTGTCAAG GCTGCCTGCGTCCTTTGATTCCTCCTCATAGTTACATGAACATCTCTGATACAGAGTTCTCCATGCCGATTGGAACAGTAGTACACTATCAATGTTTTCCAGGTTATAAGCTGGAGGGTGCAGAATTACTGGAATGCATGTATAGTCTCATATGGTCTGATGTACCACCCCGGTGCCTTGACGTTGAAG CATGTCCCTTACCTCCAATGGTGGAGCATGGGGATTACATATGCCATCCACAGCCGTGTAACCGCTATATCCATGGGACAGTAGTGGAGTTCTACTGTGATCCTGGCTACTCTTTAGTAAATGACTACAAATACATCACCTGTCAATATGGGCAGTGGTTTCCTCAGATGCACATCTACTGTGTTCAAGATG AGACCACATGGCCTGGCTTTCAGGAATCATTACTGCATGCATGGAAACCAGTGGCATTCACTACCTCAAGTGTGCTGTTAGCCTTGTTCCTAGTCATCATAGCAAAAATGTCCCACTGCAAATGCAAGAGCAATCGGAATTCAAG TGAAGAACGAGAGGATTCCAGGGGTCCAAATGTTATAATAGTGGATGGTGTTGCCATACCCCTACCTTCCTACGAGGAGGCAGTCAGTGGTTCATGCTACCAGCCCCCGCAAGTGCTGCCCTCGGTTGATCCAGGACCCACACAGACCTTAGAAGAACAGGGCCCTCCTTCATACCCAGGGCTAGCAGAAAGTCAGAACGACGCTCCATTGGACACTGGAGATGCTGAAACCGGTGACACCATCTCAGAGCCATCAGAGTGTCTACAAGCTATGCATCCATCTTCTTCACATGATGTTTGCTTGAGCAATGTATCTGAGAAGACTAATGCAATCACCTCCATGGAGGAAACTGCTTCAACGAGTCCCAGCATAGATATTGCTGATG AAATTCCTCTTGTGGATGGTGGTGAAGAGGACTTCTGA
- the LOC124389793 gene encoding matrilin-2: protein MDSYRPVISFIILISFHVGCSLRCACTEDLTHCTSIHNMQANFKTAQQFCMENGGKLLTETSTIIESLLFNKSGHYWIGEKGRCLSSRKHSRGDSVTLNRGEEDVECSSRCISVSNNRTLTEHLCEKQTDGFLCDGIQWETCWKDQSMEVQILNNKGCGSLPCENLCTQIPRGHMCGCYKSFRPSRENPKRCEFYCESKPCKMPCSSCECPDGFIKDETWCTDLDECMSNHNNCEQNCTNTFGSYKCSCQEGFMLEKKYKCVPLINPTPITASFFTPSVNYTMSHAAFSNPAEYICLTMLIVMVILAVIGVWYFYSRKM, encoded by the coding sequence ATGGATTCCTACAGACCAGTcatctcatttattattttaatctccTTCCATGTGGGATGTTCACTGCGCTGTGCCTGCACTGAAGATTTAACACATTGCACAAGTATTCATAACATGCAAGCCAACTTCAAAACTGCCCAACAGTTCTGCATGGAAAATGGAGGTAAATTGCTGACAGAAACGAGTACAATTATCGAGAGTTTGCTTTTCAACAAATCAGGACACTACTGGATTGGAGAAAAAGGCAGATGCTTAAGCAGCAGGAAACATTCTCGAGGTGATTCTGTGACTCTGAACAGAGGAGAGGAAGATGTGGAATGTTCCTCGCGTTGCATATCGGTTTCTAATAACAGGACGTTGACCGAACATTTGTGTGAGAAACAAACTGACGGCTTTTTGTGTGATGGCATTCAATGGGAAACCTGCTGGAAGGATCAATCAATGGAAGTGCAAATTCTGAATAATAAAGGCTGTGGAAGTTTACCGTGCGAAAACTTGTGCACGCAGATTCCCAGAGGCCACATGTGTGGCTGCTATAAATCTTTCAGGCCAAGCAGGGAAAATCCTAAACGTTGTGAGTTCTACTGTGAGTCTAAACCATGCAAAATGCCTTGCTCCTCGTGTGAGTGTCCTGATGGCTTCATCAAAGACGAGACCTGGTGCACAGATTTAGATGAATGCATGTCAAATCACAACAACTGTGAGCAAAATTGCACAAACACATTTGGAAGTTACAAATGTTCTTGTCAGGAGGGGTTTATGCtggaaaagaaatacaaatgtgtTCCACTTATAAATCCTACTCCAATAACTGCTTCGTTTTTTACACCATCTGTAAATTACACAATGAGTCATGCAGCTTTTTCAAATCCAGCAGAGTATATATGTCTAACAATGTTAATAGTGATGGTTATACTTGCTGTGATAGGAGTTTGGTATTTTTATTCACGAAAAATGTAG